The segment CGCTCGACGATCGTCACCAGGTCACCGGCCGAGTAGTCCTCGAACTCGATCGTCCGGGTGAACCGGCTGGCCAGGCCCGCGTTGGCAGCGGGCCGGGGTGCGGCCGGGCGCTGGGCCGGGACGGGATGCCGGGCCGGGCCGGGTTGCGGACGGGCGGCCGGGTCGGGGTGCGGAGGGGCAGCTGGGGCGGGTTCTGGTCGACGGCCGGGGTTGATCGCAGCTCGACCGGTCGCGGCGGCGCGGGCCGGCGGGTGCCGTGGGGCCGGAGGCCAGCGCGGGCGGGCGGGGCGCGGTGCCGGCCGGTCGGCCGTAGCTCGGCCGGCAGCTGTTGCGGGTGAGCGGCCGTCGCGGGCTGATGACCGTCGCGGATAGTCGGCCCTCGCGGGTGGGTGGGCCTCGCGGGTGGGTGGGCCTCGCGGGTGGGTGGGCCTCGCGGGTGAGCGGCCGTCGCGGGCTGGTGACCGTCGCGGATGGCTGGCCCTCGCGGGTGGGTGGCGGTCCCGGCCGGGTGGCCGGGACCGGTGGGTTACTGGGCGGTGTCGCCGTCGCCGGTGCGCTTCTGGGCTTCGTCGACGCCCCGGTCGATCTGGGACGAGTACTTCTCCCCGGTGCGCTGGTCGACCTGGTCGCCGGCCTTGTCGAGGCCCTGGTCGACCTGCTCGTCGTGCTTGTCGGCGAAGTCCTTGGCCTTGTCCATGAAGCTCATGTCGTGCCTCCTTGTGCGTCGGGCGACGATTTGCCCGAGAACGGAGGC is part of the Cryptosporangium phraense genome and harbors:
- a CDS encoding antitoxin, whose protein sequence is MSFMDKAKDFADKHDEQVDQGLDKAGDQVDQRTGEKYSSQIDRGVDEAQKRTGDGDTAQ